In the Sarcophilus harrisii chromosome 3, mSarHar1.11, whole genome shotgun sequence genome, one interval contains:
- the CBY2 gene encoding spermatid-associated protein isoform X4 — translation MKESNEERGSVEPFLQIHNLYSVPRCPVQASAPRGSRRTASQHSYPLNRFSSAPICDGMEHPTSQAELDVDYNLPRVQLSDEMFVFQDGRWVNENCRLQSPHFSPTSSFHHKLHHKRLAKEYILQEENKSLREENKSLREENKVLRKENKILQAFWEENREENKGELGRAAGAASSVLIQKDNTALQVLKKDSTAMQVHKKESATLQFLREENRALQLLLEQRKAHWPHPEQKTNPQEETKGPPTPHDEVHSASRQAGESTIPPCEEPKGPPTLHDDSKALRALRELVNNLSIPLEDIKAVPGLQEEAQSLQLLREMNQALQALREENQSLHALREENRILHEENRTLQLLREEHRAFQEENKALWENNKLKLQQKLVIDTVTEVTARMEMLVEELYAFMPSKNKEPKKPGRV, via the coding sequence CGGGGCTCAGTTGAGCCTTTTCTCCAGATCCATAATTTGTACTCCGTGCCAAGGTGCCCAGTACAGGCCTCCGCGCCAAGAGGAAGCCGAAGAACTGCAAGCCAACATTCATACCCACTGAACCGATTCTCCTCTGCTCCCATCTGTGACGGCATGGAGCACCCCACGTCACAGGCAGAGCTGGACGTGGACTACAACCTGCCACGGGTTCAGCTGAGCGATGAGATGTTCGTCTTCCAGGACGGGCGATGGGTGAATGAGAACTGCCGCTTGCAATCGCCGCATTTCTCCCCCACCTCGTCTTTCCATCATAAGCTGCATCACAAGAGGCTGGCCAAGGAATACATCCTGCAGGAGGAGAACAAGTCCCTCCGCGAGGAGAACAAGTCCCTCCGCGAGGAGAACAAAGTCTTGCGTAAGGAGAACAAAATTCTCCAGGCCTTCTGGGAGGAGAACAGGGAAGAGAACAAAGGGGAGCTGGGGCGGGCGGCCGGAGCGGCTTCGTCCGTTCTGATCCAAAAGGACAACACGGCCCTCCAGGTCCTGAAGAAGGACAGTACAGCGATGCAGGTGCACAAGAAGGAAAGCGCCACTCTGCAGTTTCTCCGGGAGGAGAACAGAGCCCTGCAGCTCCTCTTGGAACAGCGAAAGGCTCATTGGCCGCACCCGGAGCAAAAAACAAACCCCCAGGAGGAAACGAAGGGCCCCCCGACTCCTCACGACGAGGTCCACAGCGCTTCGAGGCAGGCGGGGGAGAGCACCATCCCTCCGTGCGAAGAACCCAAAGGGCCGCCGACCCTCCACGATGACAGCAAAGCCCTTCGAGCCCTCCGGGAGCTGGTCAACAACCTCTCCATCCCTCTCGAGGACATCAAGGCTGTGCCGGGCCTCCAGGAAGAGGCTCAGTCTCTGCAGCTACTTCGGGAAATGAACCAAGCCCTGCAAGCGCTTCGGGAGGAGAATCAGAGTCTGCACGCCTTGAGGGAGGAGAACCGGATCCTGCACGAGGAGAACCGGACCCTCCAGCTCCTGAGAGAGGAGCATCGGGCCTTCCAAGAGGAGAACAAGGCCCTGTGGGAGAACAACAAGCTGAAACTGCAGCAGAAACTGGTGATCGACACGGTGACAGAAGTCACTGCCAGGATGGAGATGCTCGTGGAAGAGTTATATGCCTTCATGCCCTCCAAGAACAAGGAGCCCAAGAAGCCCGGCAGGGTGTGA
- the CBY2 gene encoding spermatid-associated protein isoform X3 translates to MWGFPNTFLDVTGNAMQKRGSVEPFLQIHNLYSVPRCPVQASAPRGSRRTASQHSYPLNRFSSAPICDGMEHPTSQAELDVDYNLPRVQLSDEMFVFQDGRWVNENCRLQSPHFSPTSSFHHKLHHKRLAKEYILQEENKSLREENKSLREENKVLRKENKILQAFWEENREENKGELGRAAGAASSVLIQKDNTALQVLKKDSTAMQVHKKESATLQFLREENRALQLLLEQRKAHWPHPEQKTNPQEETKGPPTPHDEVHSASRQAGESTIPPCEEPKGPPTLHDDSKALRALRELVNNLSIPLEDIKAVPGLQEEAQSLQLLREMNQALQALREENQSLHALREENRILHEENRTLQLLREEHRAFQEENKALWENNKLKLQQKLVIDTVTEVTARMEMLVEELYAFMPSKNKEPKKPGRV, encoded by the exons ATGTGGGGTTTCCCCAATACCTTCCTAGATGTCACAGGAAATGCAATGCAAAAG CGGGGCTCAGTTGAGCCTTTTCTCCAGATCCATAATTTGTACTCCGTGCCAAGGTGCCCAGTACAGGCCTCCGCGCCAAGAGGAAGCCGAAGAACTGCAAGCCAACATTCATACCCACTGAACCGATTCTCCTCTGCTCCCATCTGTGACGGCATGGAGCACCCCACGTCACAGGCAGAGCTGGACGTGGACTACAACCTGCCACGGGTTCAGCTGAGCGATGAGATGTTCGTCTTCCAGGACGGGCGATGGGTGAATGAGAACTGCCGCTTGCAATCGCCGCATTTCTCCCCCACCTCGTCTTTCCATCATAAGCTGCATCACAAGAGGCTGGCCAAGGAATACATCCTGCAGGAGGAGAACAAGTCCCTCCGCGAGGAGAACAAGTCCCTCCGCGAGGAGAACAAAGTCTTGCGTAAGGAGAACAAAATTCTCCAGGCCTTCTGGGAGGAGAACAGGGAAGAGAACAAAGGGGAGCTGGGGCGGGCGGCCGGAGCGGCTTCGTCCGTTCTGATCCAAAAGGACAACACGGCCCTCCAGGTCCTGAAGAAGGACAGTACAGCGATGCAGGTGCACAAGAAGGAAAGCGCCACTCTGCAGTTTCTCCGGGAGGAGAACAGAGCCCTGCAGCTCCTCTTGGAACAGCGAAAGGCTCATTGGCCGCACCCGGAGCAAAAAACAAACCCCCAGGAGGAAACGAAGGGCCCCCCGACTCCTCACGACGAGGTCCACAGCGCTTCGAGGCAGGCGGGGGAGAGCACCATCCCTCCGTGCGAAGAACCCAAAGGGCCGCCGACCCTCCACGATGACAGCAAAGCCCTTCGAGCCCTCCGGGAGCTGGTCAACAACCTCTCCATCCCTCTCGAGGACATCAAGGCTGTGCCGGGCCTCCAGGAAGAGGCTCAGTCTCTGCAGCTACTTCGGGAAATGAACCAAGCCCTGCAAGCGCTTCGGGAGGAGAATCAGAGTCTGCACGCCTTGAGGGAGGAGAACCGGATCCTGCACGAGGAGAACCGGACCCTCCAGCTCCTGAGAGAGGAGCATCGGGCCTTCCAAGAGGAGAACAAGGCCCTGTGGGAGAACAACAAGCTGAAACTGCAGCAGAAACTGGTGATCGACACGGTGACAGAAGTCACTGCCAGGATGGAGATGCTCGTGGAAGAGTTATATGCCTTCATGCCCTCCAAGAACAAGGAGCCCAAGAAGCCCGGCAGGGTGTGA
- the CBY2 gene encoding spermatid-associated protein isoform X1, which translates to MSPLECSECLGDQYLQRRCTWNFTLISFLRRQILEGIERGSVEPFLQIHNLYSVPRCPVQASAPRGSRRTASQHSYPLNRFSSAPICDGMEHPTSQAELDVDYNLPRVQLSDEMFVFQDGRWVNENCRLQSPHFSPTSSFHHKLHHKRLAKEYILQEENKSLREENKSLREENKVLRKENKILQAFWEENREENKGELGRAAGAASSVLIQKDNTALQVLKKDSTAMQVHKKESATLQFLREENRALQLLLEQRKAHWPHPEQKTNPQEETKGPPTPHDEVHSASRQAGESTIPPCEEPKGPPTLHDDSKALRALRELVNNLSIPLEDIKAVPGLQEEAQSLQLLREMNQALQALREENQSLHALREENRILHEENRTLQLLREEHRAFQEENKALWENNKLKLQQKLVIDTVTEVTARMEMLVEELYAFMPSKNKEPKKPGRV; encoded by the coding sequence CGGGGCTCAGTTGAGCCTTTTCTCCAGATCCATAATTTGTACTCCGTGCCAAGGTGCCCAGTACAGGCCTCCGCGCCAAGAGGAAGCCGAAGAACTGCAAGCCAACATTCATACCCACTGAACCGATTCTCCTCTGCTCCCATCTGTGACGGCATGGAGCACCCCACGTCACAGGCAGAGCTGGACGTGGACTACAACCTGCCACGGGTTCAGCTGAGCGATGAGATGTTCGTCTTCCAGGACGGGCGATGGGTGAATGAGAACTGCCGCTTGCAATCGCCGCATTTCTCCCCCACCTCGTCTTTCCATCATAAGCTGCATCACAAGAGGCTGGCCAAGGAATACATCCTGCAGGAGGAGAACAAGTCCCTCCGCGAGGAGAACAAGTCCCTCCGCGAGGAGAACAAAGTCTTGCGTAAGGAGAACAAAATTCTCCAGGCCTTCTGGGAGGAGAACAGGGAAGAGAACAAAGGGGAGCTGGGGCGGGCGGCCGGAGCGGCTTCGTCCGTTCTGATCCAAAAGGACAACACGGCCCTCCAGGTCCTGAAGAAGGACAGTACAGCGATGCAGGTGCACAAGAAGGAAAGCGCCACTCTGCAGTTTCTCCGGGAGGAGAACAGAGCCCTGCAGCTCCTCTTGGAACAGCGAAAGGCTCATTGGCCGCACCCGGAGCAAAAAACAAACCCCCAGGAGGAAACGAAGGGCCCCCCGACTCCTCACGACGAGGTCCACAGCGCTTCGAGGCAGGCGGGGGAGAGCACCATCCCTCCGTGCGAAGAACCCAAAGGGCCGCCGACCCTCCACGATGACAGCAAAGCCCTTCGAGCCCTCCGGGAGCTGGTCAACAACCTCTCCATCCCTCTCGAGGACATCAAGGCTGTGCCGGGCCTCCAGGAAGAGGCTCAGTCTCTGCAGCTACTTCGGGAAATGAACCAAGCCCTGCAAGCGCTTCGGGAGGAGAATCAGAGTCTGCACGCCTTGAGGGAGGAGAACCGGATCCTGCACGAGGAGAACCGGACCCTCCAGCTCCTGAGAGAGGAGCATCGGGCCTTCCAAGAGGAGAACAAGGCCCTGTGGGAGAACAACAAGCTGAAACTGCAGCAGAAACTGGTGATCGACACGGTGACAGAAGTCACTGCCAGGATGGAGATGCTCGTGGAAGAGTTATATGCCTTCATGCCCTCCAAGAACAAGGAGCCCAAGAAGCCCGGCAGGGTGTGA
- the CBY2 gene encoding spermatid-associated protein isoform X2 has translation MSPLECSECLGDQYLQRRCTWNFTLRGSVEPFLQIHNLYSVPRCPVQASAPRGSRRTASQHSYPLNRFSSAPICDGMEHPTSQAELDVDYNLPRVQLSDEMFVFQDGRWVNENCRLQSPHFSPTSSFHHKLHHKRLAKEYILQEENKSLREENKSLREENKVLRKENKILQAFWEENREENKGELGRAAGAASSVLIQKDNTALQVLKKDSTAMQVHKKESATLQFLREENRALQLLLEQRKAHWPHPEQKTNPQEETKGPPTPHDEVHSASRQAGESTIPPCEEPKGPPTLHDDSKALRALRELVNNLSIPLEDIKAVPGLQEEAQSLQLLREMNQALQALREENQSLHALREENRILHEENRTLQLLREEHRAFQEENKALWENNKLKLQQKLVIDTVTEVTARMEMLVEELYAFMPSKNKEPKKPGRV, from the coding sequence CGGGGCTCAGTTGAGCCTTTTCTCCAGATCCATAATTTGTACTCCGTGCCAAGGTGCCCAGTACAGGCCTCCGCGCCAAGAGGAAGCCGAAGAACTGCAAGCCAACATTCATACCCACTGAACCGATTCTCCTCTGCTCCCATCTGTGACGGCATGGAGCACCCCACGTCACAGGCAGAGCTGGACGTGGACTACAACCTGCCACGGGTTCAGCTGAGCGATGAGATGTTCGTCTTCCAGGACGGGCGATGGGTGAATGAGAACTGCCGCTTGCAATCGCCGCATTTCTCCCCCACCTCGTCTTTCCATCATAAGCTGCATCACAAGAGGCTGGCCAAGGAATACATCCTGCAGGAGGAGAACAAGTCCCTCCGCGAGGAGAACAAGTCCCTCCGCGAGGAGAACAAAGTCTTGCGTAAGGAGAACAAAATTCTCCAGGCCTTCTGGGAGGAGAACAGGGAAGAGAACAAAGGGGAGCTGGGGCGGGCGGCCGGAGCGGCTTCGTCCGTTCTGATCCAAAAGGACAACACGGCCCTCCAGGTCCTGAAGAAGGACAGTACAGCGATGCAGGTGCACAAGAAGGAAAGCGCCACTCTGCAGTTTCTCCGGGAGGAGAACAGAGCCCTGCAGCTCCTCTTGGAACAGCGAAAGGCTCATTGGCCGCACCCGGAGCAAAAAACAAACCCCCAGGAGGAAACGAAGGGCCCCCCGACTCCTCACGACGAGGTCCACAGCGCTTCGAGGCAGGCGGGGGAGAGCACCATCCCTCCGTGCGAAGAACCCAAAGGGCCGCCGACCCTCCACGATGACAGCAAAGCCCTTCGAGCCCTCCGGGAGCTGGTCAACAACCTCTCCATCCCTCTCGAGGACATCAAGGCTGTGCCGGGCCTCCAGGAAGAGGCTCAGTCTCTGCAGCTACTTCGGGAAATGAACCAAGCCCTGCAAGCGCTTCGGGAGGAGAATCAGAGTCTGCACGCCTTGAGGGAGGAGAACCGGATCCTGCACGAGGAGAACCGGACCCTCCAGCTCCTGAGAGAGGAGCATCGGGCCTTCCAAGAGGAGAACAAGGCCCTGTGGGAGAACAACAAGCTGAAACTGCAGCAGAAACTGGTGATCGACACGGTGACAGAAGTCACTGCCAGGATGGAGATGCTCGTGGAAGAGTTATATGCCTTCATGCCCTCCAAGAACAAGGAGCCCAAGAAGCCCGGCAGGGTGTGA
- the CBY2 gene encoding spermatid-associated protein isoform X5, translating to MEHPTSQAELDVDYNLPRVQLSDEMFVFQDGRWVNENCRLQSPHFSPTSSFHHKLHHKRLAKEYILQEENKSLREENKSLREENKVLRKENKILQAFWEENREENKGELGRAAGAASSVLIQKDNTALQVLKKDSTAMQVHKKESATLQFLREENRALQLLLEQRKAHWPHPEQKTNPQEETKGPPTPHDEVHSASRQAGESTIPPCEEPKGPPTLHDDSKALRALRELVNNLSIPLEDIKAVPGLQEEAQSLQLLREMNQALQALREENQSLHALREENRILHEENRTLQLLREEHRAFQEENKALWENNKLKLQQKLVIDTVTEVTARMEMLVEELYAFMPSKNKEPKKPGRV from the coding sequence ATGGAGCACCCCACGTCACAGGCAGAGCTGGACGTGGACTACAACCTGCCACGGGTTCAGCTGAGCGATGAGATGTTCGTCTTCCAGGACGGGCGATGGGTGAATGAGAACTGCCGCTTGCAATCGCCGCATTTCTCCCCCACCTCGTCTTTCCATCATAAGCTGCATCACAAGAGGCTGGCCAAGGAATACATCCTGCAGGAGGAGAACAAGTCCCTCCGCGAGGAGAACAAGTCCCTCCGCGAGGAGAACAAAGTCTTGCGTAAGGAGAACAAAATTCTCCAGGCCTTCTGGGAGGAGAACAGGGAAGAGAACAAAGGGGAGCTGGGGCGGGCGGCCGGAGCGGCTTCGTCCGTTCTGATCCAAAAGGACAACACGGCCCTCCAGGTCCTGAAGAAGGACAGTACAGCGATGCAGGTGCACAAGAAGGAAAGCGCCACTCTGCAGTTTCTCCGGGAGGAGAACAGAGCCCTGCAGCTCCTCTTGGAACAGCGAAAGGCTCATTGGCCGCACCCGGAGCAAAAAACAAACCCCCAGGAGGAAACGAAGGGCCCCCCGACTCCTCACGACGAGGTCCACAGCGCTTCGAGGCAGGCGGGGGAGAGCACCATCCCTCCGTGCGAAGAACCCAAAGGGCCGCCGACCCTCCACGATGACAGCAAAGCCCTTCGAGCCCTCCGGGAGCTGGTCAACAACCTCTCCATCCCTCTCGAGGACATCAAGGCTGTGCCGGGCCTCCAGGAAGAGGCTCAGTCTCTGCAGCTACTTCGGGAAATGAACCAAGCCCTGCAAGCGCTTCGGGAGGAGAATCAGAGTCTGCACGCCTTGAGGGAGGAGAACCGGATCCTGCACGAGGAGAACCGGACCCTCCAGCTCCTGAGAGAGGAGCATCGGGCCTTCCAAGAGGAGAACAAGGCCCTGTGGGAGAACAACAAGCTGAAACTGCAGCAGAAACTGGTGATCGACACGGTGACAGAAGTCACTGCCAGGATGGAGATGCTCGTGGAAGAGTTATATGCCTTCATGCCCTCCAAGAACAAGGAGCCCAAGAAGCCCGGCAGGGTGTGA